CGAGTTCATGGAGGCCTTGCGCGACCGTACGGTGAAGATTGACATCCCGTACATCACCAAGCTCGCGGAAGAGGTGAAGATCTACGAGAAGGACTTCAACTCCCGCGCCATCAAGGGCAAGCACATCGCCCCGCACACGCTGGAGATGGCCGCCATGTGGGCCGTCCTCACGCGCCTGGAGGAGCCCAAGAAGCACAACCTGTCGCTCCTGCAGAAGCTCAAGCTCTACAACGGCAAGACGCTCCCCAACTTCACCGAGGACAACATCAAGGAGCTGCGCAAGGAGTCCGTGCGCGAGGGCCTGGAGGGCATCAGCGCCCGCTACATCCAGGACAAAATCAGCAACGCCCTGGTGAGCGACAAGGGCGAGGGCTGCATCAACCCCTTCATGGTGCTCAACGAGCTGGAAGCCGGCTTGAAGACGCACTCCCTCATCAACACCGAGGACGCGCGCAAGCGGATGAAGGAGCTGCTCACCACGGTGAAGCAGGAGTACGAGGACATCGTCAAGAACGAGGTCCAGCGCGCCATCAGCGCCGACGAGGACGCCATCGGCAAGCTGTGCGGCAACTACATCGACAACATCAAGGCCTTCACCCAGAAGGAGAAGGTCCGCAACAAGTACACCGGCATCTACGAGGTGCCGGATGAGCGCTTGATGCGGTCGATTGAAGAGAAGATCGACATCCCCGAGAGCCGCAAGGACGACTTCCGCGGGGAGATCATGAACTACATCGGCGCGCTCGCCGTGGAGGGCAAGACCTTCAACTACCGGACCAACGAGCGGCTGCACAAGGCGCTGGAGCTGAAGCTGTTCGAGGACCAGAAGGACAGCATCAAGCTCAAGAACCTGGTGTCGTCCGTCGTGGACAAGGAGACCCAGGAGAAGATCGACCTGGTGAAGGACCGGATGATGAAGAACTACGGGTACTGCGAGATCTGCTCCACGGACGTGCTGAACTTCGTGGCCAGCATCTTCGCCCGCGGTGACGCCAAGGAGTAACGCCTGGCGAACTGACTCCAGAGGGACGTGACACCGTGACCTTGAAGATCCACCAGGACCACTCCCGCTTCAAACAGATCGTCCGCGGGAAGATCAAAGCCAACCTGCGCAAGTACGTGCAGAAGGGCGAGATGCTGGGCAAGAAGGGCAAGGATGCCATCAGCATCCCCATCCCCTTCATCGACATCCCGCGCTTCAAGTACGGCCACAAGGAGCAGGGCGGCGTCGGACAGGGAGACGGTGAGGTGGGTCAGCAGCTCGGCCCCGGGGCGGTGGAGCCCGGGGACGGGCATCAGGCCGGCCAGGGCGAGGGAGACCACGCCCTGGAGGTGGACGTCACGCTGGAGGAGCTGGCGCAGATATTGGGCGAAGAGCTCCAGCTGCCGCGGATTGAACGGCGGCAGAACGAGCGCATCGTCACGCAGAAGGTGAAGTACACGGGCGTGAACACCACGGGCCCGGAGTCCCTGCGCCACTTCAAGCGCACCTTCAAGCAGGCCCTGAAGCGGCAGATCGCCACCGGCACCTACGACCCGAAGATGCCGGTCATCATCCCCACGCGCGAGGACCGGCGCTACCGCAGCTACAAGCTGCAGGAGCTGCCAGAAACGAACGCGGTCATCATCTACATGATGGACGTGTCCGGCTCGATGGGGGACGAGCAGAAGGAGATCGTCCGCATCGAGAGCTTCTGGCTCGATACGTGGCTCAAGCACCAGTACAAGGGCCTGGAGTCGCGCTACATCATCCACGACGCGGTGGCGCGCGAAGTGGACCGCGACACGTTCTTCCACACCCGCGAGTCCGGCGGGACGATGATCTCCAGCGCGTACAAGCTGTGCCGGGACATCATCCAGGCGGACTACCCGAAGAGCGCGTGGAACATCTACCCGTTCCACTTCAGCGACGGGGACAACTGGAGCGCGGACGACACGCGCCAGTGCATCGAGATGCTCCGCAACGACATCCTCCCGCAGGTGAACCAGTTCGCCTACGGGCAGGTGGAGTCCCCCTACGGCAGCGGGCAGTTCATCAAGGACCTGCGCGAAGCCGTGGGTGACACGAACAACGTCGCGCTGAGCGAGATCGCGGACAAGGACGCCATCTACGCCTCCATCAAGGACTTCCTCGGCAAGGGGCGCTGACCAGGCGCTTCTGTCTCATCCCCCACCGGAGCCACCGCCCCATGCCCAAGAGCCTCTCACCGCGACTCGCAGCGCTGCGGGATGAAATCCACGGCTACGCCAAGGAGTTCGGCCTGGACTTCTTCGACACCGTCTTCGAGATGGTGTCCTACGACGAGATGAACATGGTGGCCGCCTACGGCGGCTTCCCCACCCGCTATCCCCACTGGCGCTGGGGCATGGAGTACGAGCAGCTGGCGAAGGGGTACGAGTACGGGCTTTCGAAAATCTACGAGCTCGTCATCAACAATGACCCCTGCTACGCCTACTTGATGGAGAGCAACCCGGAGGTGGACCAGAAGCTGGTGATGGCCCACGTCTACGGTCACTGCGACTTCTTCAAGAACAACTTCTCCTTCCGGCACACCAACCGCCGGATGATTGACGACATGGCCAACCACGCCACCCGCGTCCGGCGGTGGGTGGACAAGATTGGCGTGGAGAAGGTGGAGGACTTCATCGACCGGACGCTGTCGCTGGAGAACCTCATCGACCAGCACGCGCCGCACATCCGGCGCAACCCGGACCCGCAGCGCGCGGAAGAGGAAGCCAAGTCCAACGAGCGCGTGGAGGGCTTCAAGGTGAACCGCGAGTACATGCGCGGCTTCATCAACCCCTCCGAGTTCATGGACTCACAGCGCAAGCGCGCGGAGGACGAGAAGCAGCAGCGCAAGCGCTTCCCGGAGCGCCCGCAGCGCGACGTGCTCTACTTCCTCCTGGAGCACGCGCCGCTGGAGCCGTGGGAGGTGGACATCCTCTCCATCCTGCGCGACGAGGCGTACTACTTCGCGCCGCAGGGCCAGACGAAGATCATGAACGAGGGGTGGGCCAGCTACTGGCACTCCACCATCATGACCCGCCGGGCGCTGAAGGACGACGAGATCATCGACTACGCGGACCACCACTCGGGCACCATGGGCGTGCGCCCCGGCGCCATCAACCCGTACAAGCTGGGCATCGAGCTGTGGCGGGACATCGAGGACCGGTGGAACAAGGGCAAGTTCGGCAAGGAGTGGGACGAGTGCGATGACCTTCGCGCGCGCCAGGCCTGGGACAAGAAGCTGGGCGCGGGGCGCGAGAAGATCTTCGAGGTGCGCAAGCACTACAACGACATCACCTTCATCGACACGTTCCTCACCGCCGAGTTCGCCCAGCAGCAGAAGCTCTTCGTCTACGGCTTCAACGACAAGCGCAACTCGTGGGAAATCCTGGACCGCGAGTTCCGCAAGGTGAAGAACAAGCTGCTCACGTCGCTCACCAACTTCGGCCAGCCCATCATCGAGGTGGTGGACGGCAACTACGAGAACCGCTCGGAGCTGCTGCTCGCGCACAAGCACGACGGGCAGGACCTGAAGGGCGACTACGCGCGGGAGACGCTGCGCAACCTCCAGTCCCTGTGGCGGCGGCCGGTGAACATCATCACCCGCTACGACGGCAAGGGGACCCTGTTGCGCTACGACGGGCAGCACCACTCGGAAAAGAAAGTGGAGCTGTAACCGGCAAGCAGGCAGGCGGGCGGGGAAGTGCGGTCAGGATTTGGGCGGAGGACCAACAGTCCTCTACACTCCTGTATCGCCCCCCATGAAGACCGCTTCCCTCCTCTGCCTTGCCGCCCTCGGGGTGGCTTCGACGTCCGAAGCCGCCACCCAGTTCGAAATCAAGAACCGCCGCATCGAGCCGCGCCAGACGCTGGCGGGCGCGCTGCATGACGCGCAGCTGCCCGACGAGCAGGTGACGGCGGTCATCTCCGCGCTGGAGGGCGTGTTCGACTTCCGCAAGTCGCGCGTGGGCGACCAGTTCCGGCTGGTGATGAAGAACGGCGAGCTGGACTTCTTCGACTACCGCCAGAGCACCGTGGACGAGTGGCAGGTGCGCCGCGACGGGGAGAAGTACGTCGGCAGCAAGCGCTCCATCGAGGTGGAGAAGCAGGTGTCGCTGGTGTCGCTGGAGATCAGCTCGTCCCTGTACGAGGCGACGCTGGCGGCGGGCGAGGACCCGTCCATCGGCCTGGTGCTGTCGGACGTGTTCGCGTGGGACATCGACTTCTACCGGGACGTGCGCAAGGGCGACAAGGCCAAGGCCCTGGTGGAGAAGTTCGTCTCCAAGGGCCGCGTGCTGCGCTACGGCGAGGTGCTGGCGGCCACGTATGAGGGCGGGCTGGTGGGCAACAAGCGCGTGTTCCGCTACGTGCTGCCCAACGGCGAGGCCAACTTCTTCCAGGAGGACGGCGCCAGCGCGAAGAAGACCTTCCTCAAGAGCCCGCTGAAGTACGCGCACGTCACCAGCAGCTTCGGGTCGCGCTTCCACCCGGTGCTCCAGTACGTGAAGAACCACAACGGCGTGGACTACGGCACGCCCATTGGCACCCCGGTGTGGGCCGTGGCGGACGGCACCGTCGTGTCCGCGGGCAACGCGGGCGCCGCCGGCAACATGGTGGTGCTGCGCCATGCCAACGGCATGGAGACGCAGTACATGCACCTGTCGCGCTTTGGCGACGGCGTGCGCGCCGGCCAGCGCGTGCGGCAGAAGCAGGTGATTGCCTACTCCGGCAACACCGGCCGCTCCACCGGCCCGCACCTGCACTTCGGCCTGAAGCGCAACGGCACCTACGCCAACCCGCTCACCCAGAAGTTCCCCCGCGCGGATCCGCTGCCCAAGGAGCTGACGGCGGACTTCCTCGCCAAGGCGCACGACCTGGCCCAGCAGATTGACGCTGTGTCCGTGGCCGCCGTCGCCGGCCAGGCTGGCCCGCCGCCTACCGCCACGAAGTAGACGCGGACGTCTGGAGTTGAAAGCCCACGGGCCCCCTCCCCTTCACGGTGGAGCGGGGCCCGTCGCTTTTCGCCGGACCGTCAGGTCCATTCCGGACCGTCAGGTCCATTCGATGAGGAACTCGGAGTCGCCCAGGCCCCGCTCGGTGCCCCGCACGCTGCCCTCGCGGTGGAGCGCGGTGAGGGGGCCCCCGAGGATGCCCTCGTGGACCTCCACGGGCAGCAGGTCGCCCTTGAAGAAGAGCCGCACGCGCTTGTCGCCCAGGGCCTGGTACTCGCGCTGCCCGTAGCTCACCGCGGTGGAGTACGACGCGGGCGCGTTGCCGTAGAGGCGCTTGGGGTCTCCGCCGCCAGAGGTGAGGCGCAGGAGCGTCTGCCCCACCGTGGACTCGAAGAACGTCCCGACGATGGCCTCCCCGCACGCCCGCAAGGCCGCGTCACGCGTGCCGAACTCCGGCTGGAGCGCCTCCGACGCGAAGGCGAGCAGCCGCAGGAAGTCCACCGCCGGGTAGGAGAAGAAGTCCACGGGGCTGCGCTGCATGAGCGGCGCGCGCAGACGCTCCGCCGCGTCACGCCCCAGCCGCTGGTGCACGAGCCGCAGCACCGCCGCGAAGCTCAGCCCCCGCACGGTGTCCCCCGGTCGGGTGAGGGCAATGCGCTGCTCCAGGTCATCCAGGGGGAAGGACATGCACAAAGGGTTTTACCCTACTTCCGCGCGATTCCGGTCCCCCTCACGAGGGCGATGCGGACGTCTGTCATTCCCTGGGGCCGCGCCGCGTCACGGCGGGTCCCCCAGCACCTTCCCTCCCTGGCGGGGGAAGCGGCCGACCCCGGGCGGAGGACGTGGGTTTCCCCTGCCCTGGGCTGGCGTGACACGGTACCCTTCCGTCATGGGCGTCCCGCGTCAAAAGCGCGGGCGCTTGCGCAGTCCATCAACCCCTTCGCGACCTTCGAGACGACCGACTTATGGCTCCTCCCGCCTCCGCGCGCCCCGCATCGCCCCCGCCCTCCGCCTCGGGAACCCCCGAAGACAGCGGCCGCACCGGGCTCGACGCGGCCAGCGTCCGTCGCGGCTTCTTCGAACACGTGCGCTACTCGCGCGGCAAGAACCCGGAGACGGCCACGCCGCACGACCGCTTCATGGCGCTGTCCCTGGCCGTGCGCGACCGCCTCACGGACCGCTGGGTGAAGACGGCGCGCACCTACTACGAGCAGGACGTCAAGCGCGCCTATTACCTGTCCGCGGAGTACCTGCTGGGTCGCGCGCTGGGCAACAACCTGCTCAACCTCAACATGTACGAGGCCGCGGCCGCCGCCATGCAGGAAGTCGGCGTGGACCTGAGCCAGCTGCTGGAGATGGAGCCGGACGCGGGCCTGGGCAACGGCGGTCTGGGCCGGCTGGCGGCGTGCTTCCTGGATTCGCTGGCCACCCTGGGCTACCCGGGCATGGGCTACGGCATCCGCTACGAGTTCGGCATCTTCTCCCAGGACCTGGTGGAGGGACACCAGGTGGAGCGCGCGGACGAGTGGCTGAAGTTCGGCAACCCGTGGGAGATCGTCCGGCCGGAGAAGGCGGTGCCGGTGCGCTTCTTCGGGCGCGTGGAGCACCACCAGGGTCCGGATGGCCGGCCCGTGGCGCGCTGGGTGGGAGGCAAGACGGTCATCGGCGTGCCGTACGACACGCCCATCGCGGGCTACGGCAACAACACGGTCAACACCCTGCGGCTCTGGCAGGCGCGCGCGAGCGCGGAGTTCGACCTGCTGCTCTTCAACGCCGGTGACTACGAGCGCTCCGTGGTGGAGAAGAACGACTCGGAGGTCATCTCCAAGGTCCTCTACCCCAACGACGCGTTCCAGGCCGGCAAGGAGCTGCGCCTCAAGCAGCAGTACTTCTTCGTGGCGTGCTCCATCGCGGACATCGTCCGGCGCTACCTGAAGAACCACAACGACTTCCGCGACTTCTCCCGGAAGGTGGCCATCCAGCTCAACGACACGCACCCGGCCATTGGCGTGGCGGAGCTGATGCGCGTGCTGGTGGACGAGAAGCGCCTGCTCTGGGACGAGGCCTGGTCCATCACCCAGGAGACGTTCGGCTACACCAACCACACGCTGCTGGCGGAGGCCATGGAGCGCTGGCCGGTGTCGCTGTTCGAGCGCCTGCTGCCGCGTCACCTGGAGATCATCTTCGAGATCAACCAGCGCTTCATGCGTCAGGTGCAGATCCGCTACCCGTTCGACGTGGAGAAGCAGCAGCGGATGAGCCTGGTGGAGGAGGGCCCGGAGAAGAAGATCCGCATGGCCCACCTGGCCGTGGTGGGCAGCCACAGCATCAACGGCGTGGCCGCGCTGCACACGGACCTGTTGCGCCGCGACGTGCTGCCGGACTTCGCGCAGATGTACCCGGAGCGCTTCAACAACAAGACCAACGGCGTGACGCCGCGCCGGTGGCTGGCGTGGTGCAACCCGCGCCTGTCCAAGCTGATCACGAGCCGCATTGGCGAGGGCTGGGCCACGGACCTGGACCTGCTCCAGAAGCTGGAGCCGCACGCGGAGGACCCGGAGTTCCGCAAGGCCTTCCGCGAGGTGAAGCGCGCCAACAAGGAGGAGCTGGCCCAGCACGTGAGGGATTTGCGCTGGGTGCAGCTCAATCCGGACGCCATCTTCGACGTGCAGATCAAGCGCCTGCACGAGTACAAGCGGCAGCTGCTGGATGCCGTCCACATCGTGGCGCTGTGGATGAAGGCGCGGCGCGACCCGTCCAGCGTCATCACGCCGCGCGCGTTCCTCTTCGGCGCGAAGGCGGCGCCGGGCTACCACCTGGCGAAGCTGACCATCCGGCTCATCAACGGCATCGCGGAGGTCGTCAACAGCGACGCGGGCGCCACGGGGTTGCAGGTGGTGTTCCTGCCCAACTACCGGGTGAGCCTGGCGGAGCGCATCATTCCCGCGGCGGACGTGTCCGAGCAGATTTCGACGGCCGGCTGGGAGGCTTCCGGCACGGGCAACATGAAGCTGATGCTCAACGGCGCGCTGACGCTGGGCACGCTGGACGGCGCCAACGTGGAGATCCGCGACGCGGTGGGCGACGAGAACTTCTTCCTCTTCGGCCTCACGGCGGATGAGGTCATCGCGCGCAAGAAGGCCGGCTACCGGCCGCGCGAGGTGTACGAGTCCAACACGGAGCTGCGCGAGGCGTTGGACCTCATCCGCTCCGGCTTCTTCTCCCCGGAGGACCGCAACCTCTTCCAGCCGCTGGTGGACAGCCTGCTCAACGAGGACCGCTACCTGGTGCTGGCGGACTTCGCGTCCTACGCGGCGAAGCAGGAGGACGTGGCGCGCGCGTACAAGGACACCGAGTCCTGGACGAAGAAGTGCATCATCAACGTCGCCCGCGCGGGCATCTTCTCCTCCGACCGCACCATCAAGCAGTACGCGGAGGAGATCTGGCGCGTGCAGCAGACGAACGTGGAGTGACGTTCCGCTGAAGCACCGGCAGCCCCGCTTCACCGGGGCTGCCGTGCCGTCAGCGTCTCACGCGGCCTTGTTGAGCCACGCCTCGTACGCGCGGAAGTCGTAGTCGCGGCCGAGGAAGTGGTTCACGAGGCGGGCGGCGTCGTCGGAGCCGCCCGGCTCCAGCACCGCGCGGCGGTAGGCTTGCGCGGGCTCGGGGTTGAGCAGGCCCTTCGTCTGGAACACCGTGAAGAGGTCCTTCGCGATGACCAACGACCACATGTACGTGTAGTAGTTGGACGAGTACCCATCCAGGTGCCCGAAGGTGAGGTGGAAGTACGTGCCCTCCAGGTACGGGAAGGGAATGTACTGGCCCTGCAGCTCGCGCACGAGCGCGGTGGCGTCCAGGTTCGTCGGGTCGCGCCGGTACAGCTCCAGGCTGAGCGCCGCGTAGAACATCTGCTGGCGCACGAAGAGCCCCTTGCCGAACTCGTCCGCGGCCAGCATGCGCTCCACCAGTTCCGCGGGCAGCGCCTCACCGGTCTGGTAGTGCTTCGCGAAGGTCTGCAGGCACGTCACGTCGCGCGCCCACTCCTCCAGCATCTGCGACGGGGCCTCCACGAAGTCCCACTCCGTGCGCACGCCGGACAGGCCCGCCCACTTCGTGTGGCCGCCGAAGATGTGGTGCAGCAGGTGGCCGAACTCGTGGAAGAACGTCTCCACGTCGCCGTGCTGCATGAGCGCGGGCTCCGTGCCGGGCTTGGGGAAGTTGCAGATGAGCGCGCCTTCCGGGAGCCGCCGGCCTGACTTGCCGCTCGTCAGCGTGAACTGGGCCGCGTGCTTGTACTTGTCCGCGCGCGGGTGCATGTCCAGGAAGAAGCGGCCCTTGAGCGTGGTGCCTTCGTAGACGTCGTAGGCCTCCACGTCCGGGTGCCACACGGGCACGTCCTTCACCGGGCGGTAGGTGACGCCGAAGAGGCGCGCGGTCAAATCCAGCACGCCCTGCTTCACGCGCGTGTATTCGAAGTAGGGGCGCACCGTCTGCGAGTCGAAGGCGTACTGCTCCGCCTTCACGCGGTCATCCAGGTAGCCGGAGTCCCACGGGTTCACCTTGTCGGCGTTCGGGTCGTCCTTGCGCTTGCGCTCCAGGAGCACCGCGTAGTCGCGCTTCATGCGCTCTTCGGACGCGTCGGCGATCTTCCGGATGAAGGTGCCCGCGGCGTCCGCGGTGCGCACCATCTTGTCCTCGGTGGCGTAGGCGGCCCAGTGCGGGTAGCCCAGGAGCGTGGCCAGTTCATGGCGCTTCTGCACCAGGCTCTGGAGCACGTTCACGTTGGCGGGGTAGCCGCGCTGGCGGTTGGCGCGCCAGAGCTCCTCGCGGGCCTTGCCGTCGCGCGCGTAGGTGAGGAAGGGTACCAGGTCCGGGTAGTCCGTGGAGATGCGCACCTGGCCGTCCTCGCCGGGGGCGTGCGCGCGCACGTAGTCCTCCGGCAGGCCGTCCAGCGCGGACGGGGGCAGGGACACCTTGCGGGTGTCCTGGCTGATGTTGCGGCTGAACTCCTGGCCAATGCGGACCAGCTCCTCCTGGAGCGCCTTCACCTTGGCGCGGGTGGCGTCGTCACGGTCCACGCCGGCGCGGCGGAAGTCGCGCAGCACCTTCTCCATCCACTTGCGCGTGGCGGCGTCCTGCTGGGACAGGTCCACGCGCGCCAGGACGTCGTAGACGCCCCGGTCCATGCGGATGTCGTTGGCCAGGTTCTCGATGGCCTGCTCGGAGGCTTCCGCGGCCTCGCGCAGGGCGGCCTCCGGGTGCGTGTGGCGCACGACGCTGGCGCGCGCGGCGGCGTCATCCAGCGCGGCGGAGGACTCGTCGAACAGCTCCAGGACCTCCTTGGGGGGCGTGGAGGCGGGCAGCGTCTTCAGTCGCGCGATGCCGTCGCGGGCCTTGGCCAGGGCCTCCTCGCTCGCGCGGCGGAACTCCTCGGGCGGGCAGGTGACGTGGCGGGCGGCGTCGGGGACCAGGGGCTCGGACACGGGATGGGCTCCTCTCAAGCCGTGGGTGTCAGGAAAGGGCTCAAAGCTAATGCGCCCCGTCCTCCCTGGCAGCATCCGTGTGGCGTGGCGCGAGCGGTTGCCGGGCAGTGGACGCCCTCCCCTGCCCCGTTCGTCGGGCGGCGGACGGCCGGGCGGTGCCCCAACGGAGGAAGGCCGCCCCGGCGTGCGTGCCGGAGGCGGCCTTCCTGGGACTTCTCAGGGGTGAGGCGGAGGCGTCAGTAGAACTCGAGCGGGCTCTGGGAGGTCTGCGGCTGCCGGACCGCGCGGGTCACGAAGTCGTTCTTGTTGTTGTCCGTGTCCTGGCCATTGCCCCGGGCAGCGTCCGCGCCACCCACGGCCATGGAGGTAGAGGTGGAGGCGGACACGGCCTTGCGCTCCAGGCTTCCGCCCACCGCCGGATGGGACGGGGCCGCATTACCAGCGCCCCCCTCGGGGGAATCTCCGGTGCCCCACCCCAGCAGGTCCACGTCCACGTACGTCGATCCCACGAGGCGCTGGATGCGGACGTGGCCACCAGCGGTCGTGGAGGCCGACATATCGAAGGTGTAGCCGAGGTCCTTCATCGCCACGCCAGTGCCGCTGTAGTTCGCCCCGCCCAGTAGGAAGTAGCCGTGGGCGCGAACGACCCTTCCAGCCGGAATGGTGACGCTCGAGTTCCAGGAGCCGGTGGCGGACTTGTAGCCCACCTGCCAGTTGGACAGATCCACGTCTGAGTTCGTCGGGTTGTAGAGTTCGATGAACTCATCCGTTGCGGCCGTGCCACTACCATTGCCGCCGCTGACCTCACTGATGACCACGTGGTTCAACAGCGGGGCCTTGCTCACCCGCACCGTGCCCCAGGTGCCCTCGGACGGATCCACCTTGCCGAACTGGTCGCAGTACACCCACGGAGCGCCCGCGTCCGTGAACCGGTAGCGGAAGCCGTAGCTGTACGTGCCGAGCGCGGGGATCTGGAGGACCGCCTTCATCTGGTCGTCGTTGGAGTTCGGCGTGGTGAAGCCCGGGTCGAAATCCGCCGCATTCCACGTCCAGCCCGCGGGGTTGGTGGCGTCCGTCCCGTAGCCCAGCTGCGCCTCGATGCGGGGGTAGAAGTCGTTGCCCTTCGTGTTCCGCGTCGTGACGTCGTAGCTGTAGAACTGG
This DNA window, taken from Corallococcus coralloides DSM 2259, encodes the following:
- a CDS encoding DUF444 family protein yields the protein MTLKIHQDHSRFKQIVRGKIKANLRKYVQKGEMLGKKGKDAISIPIPFIDIPRFKYGHKEQGGVGQGDGEVGQQLGPGAVEPGDGHQAGQGEGDHALEVDVTLEELAQILGEELQLPRIERRQNERIVTQKVKYTGVNTTGPESLRHFKRTFKQALKRQIATGTYDPKMPVIIPTREDRRYRSYKLQELPETNAVIIYMMDVSGSMGDEQKEIVRIESFWLDTWLKHQYKGLESRYIIHDAVAREVDRDTFFHTRESGGTMISSAYKLCRDIIQADYPKSAWNIYPFHFSDGDNWSADDTRQCIEMLRNDILPQVNQFAYGQVESPYGSGQFIKDLREAVGDTNNVALSEIADKDAIYASIKDFLGKGR
- a CDS encoding SpoVR family protein, encoding MPKSLSPRLAALRDEIHGYAKEFGLDFFDTVFEMVSYDEMNMVAAYGGFPTRYPHWRWGMEYEQLAKGYEYGLSKIYELVINNDPCYAYLMESNPEVDQKLVMAHVYGHCDFFKNNFSFRHTNRRMIDDMANHATRVRRWVDKIGVEKVEDFIDRTLSLENLIDQHAPHIRRNPDPQRAEEEAKSNERVEGFKVNREYMRGFINPSEFMDSQRKRAEDEKQQRKRFPERPQRDVLYFLLEHAPLEPWEVDILSILRDEAYYFAPQGQTKIMNEGWASYWHSTIMTRRALKDDEIIDYADHHSGTMGVRPGAINPYKLGIELWRDIEDRWNKGKFGKEWDECDDLRARQAWDKKLGAGREKIFEVRKHYNDITFIDTFLTAEFAQQQKLFVYGFNDKRNSWEILDREFRKVKNKLLTSLTNFGQPIIEVVDGNYENRSELLLAHKHDGQDLKGDYARETLRNLQSLWRRPVNIITRYDGKGTLLRYDGQHHSEKKVEL
- a CDS encoding M23 family metallopeptidase, with product MKTASLLCLAALGVASTSEAATQFEIKNRRIEPRQTLAGALHDAQLPDEQVTAVISALEGVFDFRKSRVGDQFRLVMKNGELDFFDYRQSTVDEWQVRRDGEKYVGSKRSIEVEKQVSLVSLEISSSLYEATLAAGEDPSIGLVLSDVFAWDIDFYRDVRKGDKAKALVEKFVSKGRVLRYGEVLAATYEGGLVGNKRVFRYVLPNGEANFFQEDGASAKKTFLKSPLKYAHVTSSFGSRFHPVLQYVKNHNGVDYGTPIGTPVWAVADGTVVSAGNAGAAGNMVVLRHANGMETQYMHLSRFGDGVRAGQRVRQKQVIAYSGNTGRSTGPHLHFGLKRNGTYANPLTQKFPRADPLPKELTADFLAKAHDLAQQIDAVSVAAVAGQAGPPPTATK
- a CDS encoding DUF2378 family protein encodes the protein MSFPLDDLEQRIALTRPGDTVRGLSFAAVLRLVHQRLGRDAAERLRAPLMQRSPVDFFSYPAVDFLRLLAFASEALQPEFGTRDAALRACGEAIVGTFFESTVGQTLLRLTSGGGDPKRLYGNAPASYSTAVSYGQREYQALGDKRVRLFFKGDLLPVEVHEGILGGPLTALHREGSVRGTERGLGDSEFLIEWT
- a CDS encoding glycogen/starch/alpha-glucan phosphorylase; this translates as MAPPASARPASPPPSASGTPEDSGRTGLDAASVRRGFFEHVRYSRGKNPETATPHDRFMALSLAVRDRLTDRWVKTARTYYEQDVKRAYYLSAEYLLGRALGNNLLNLNMYEAAAAAMQEVGVDLSQLLEMEPDAGLGNGGLGRLAACFLDSLATLGYPGMGYGIRYEFGIFSQDLVEGHQVERADEWLKFGNPWEIVRPEKAVPVRFFGRVEHHQGPDGRPVARWVGGKTVIGVPYDTPIAGYGNNTVNTLRLWQARASAEFDLLLFNAGDYERSVVEKNDSEVISKVLYPNDAFQAGKELRLKQQYFFVACSIADIVRRYLKNHNDFRDFSRKVAIQLNDTHPAIGVAELMRVLVDEKRLLWDEAWSITQETFGYTNHTLLAEAMERWPVSLFERLLPRHLEIIFEINQRFMRQVQIRYPFDVEKQQRMSLVEEGPEKKIRMAHLAVVGSHSINGVAALHTDLLRRDVLPDFAQMYPERFNNKTNGVTPRRWLAWCNPRLSKLITSRIGEGWATDLDLLQKLEPHAEDPEFRKAFREVKRANKEELAQHVRDLRWVQLNPDAIFDVQIKRLHEYKRQLLDAVHIVALWMKARRDPSSVITPRAFLFGAKAAPGYHLAKLTIRLINGIAEVVNSDAGATGLQVVFLPNYRVSLAERIIPAADVSEQISTAGWEASGTGNMKLMLNGALTLGTLDGANVEIRDAVGDENFFLFGLTADEVIARKKAGYRPREVYESNTELREALDLIRSGFFSPEDRNLFQPLVDSLLNEDRYLVLADFASYAAKQEDVARAYKDTESWTKKCIINVARAGIFSSDRTIKQYAEEIWRVQQTNVE
- a CDS encoding M3 family metallopeptidase encodes the protein MSEPLVPDAARHVTCPPEEFRRASEEALAKARDGIARLKTLPASTPPKEVLELFDESSAALDDAAARASVVRHTHPEAALREAAEASEQAIENLANDIRMDRGVYDVLARVDLSQQDAATRKWMEKVLRDFRRAGVDRDDATRAKVKALQEELVRIGQEFSRNISQDTRKVSLPPSALDGLPEDYVRAHAPGEDGQVRISTDYPDLVPFLTYARDGKAREELWRANRQRGYPANVNVLQSLVQKRHELATLLGYPHWAAYATEDKMVRTADAAGTFIRKIADASEERMKRDYAVLLERKRKDDPNADKVNPWDSGYLDDRVKAEQYAFDSQTVRPYFEYTRVKQGVLDLTARLFGVTYRPVKDVPVWHPDVEAYDVYEGTTLKGRFFLDMHPRADKYKHAAQFTLTSGKSGRRLPEGALICNFPKPGTEPALMQHGDVETFFHEFGHLLHHIFGGHTKWAGLSGVRTEWDFVEAPSQMLEEWARDVTCLQTFAKHYQTGEALPAELVERMLAADEFGKGLFVRQQMFYAALSLELYRRDPTNLDATALVRELQGQYIPFPYLEGTYFHLTFGHLDGYSSNYYTYMWSLVIAKDLFTVFQTKGLLNPEPAQAYRRAVLEPGGSDDAARLVNHFLGRDYDFRAYEAWLNKAA